Proteins from one Bos taurus isolate L1 Dominette 01449 registration number 42190680 breed Hereford chromosome 7, ARS-UCD2.0, whole genome shotgun sequence genomic window:
- the ZNF414 gene encoding zinc finger protein 414 (The RefSeq protein has 3 substitutions compared to this genomic sequence), which yields MDEEPSGPSLDMPATAEPSSSETDKGVSPVLAAIDKSSSMEEEPGPDRATTPPVWERGGPTGGTQQGASPAPDSGHSGPGHTLGPTSTVSGTSEDLRPTRRRPPPGKQIPCSSPGCCLSFPSVRDLAQHLRTHCPPKQSLEGKLFRCSALSCTETFPNMQELVAHGKLHYKPNRYFKCENCLLRIRTHRSLFKHLHVCAEHAQSPAPPPPPPALDRESPASERPPESDPAPAPGLPYPLLEPFTTPAPAPTGPFLPYLNPAPFGLSPPRLRPFLAAAPGPPASSAAVWKKSQGAGGSPRRPQGGSDAPSGHAAPSRIVWEHTRGRYSCMQCAFSTASRPAMTLHLEDHRPGGPAAPAPGQPRPDAPADPAPLAPKASPLLSEGECPVFSPL from the exons ATG GATGAGGAACCCTCGGGGCCCAGCCTGGACATGCCGGCTACTGCAGAGCCCAGCTCCAGTGAGACCGACAAGGGGGTGTCCCCAGTTCTGGCTGCTATAGACAAATCCTCTTCTATGGAGGAGGAGCCGGGCCCTGACCGGGCAACCACACCCCCAGTGTGGGAACGTGGAGGGCCCACCGGAGGGACCCAGCAGGGTGCCTCCCCAGCCCCAGACAGTGGCCATTCCGGACCTGGACACACCCTTGGCCCAACCAGCACTGTCTCCGGGACCAGTGAGGACCTGCGGCCTCCCAGACGACGCCCACCACCAG GGAAGCAGATACCGTGCTCCAGCCCAGGctgctgcctcagtttccccagcgtTCGAGACCTGGCACAGCATCTGCGTACCCACTGCCCACCCACACAGTCCCTGGAAG GCAAGCTCTTCCGCTGTTCCGCCCTGAGCTGCACCGAGACCTTCCCCAACATGCAGGAACTGGTGGCCCACGGCAAGCTGCACTACAAACCCAACCGCTACTTCAA GTGTGAGAACTGCCTGCTGCGCTTCCGCACTCACCGCTCGCTCTTCAAGCATCTGCATGTTTGCGCCGAGCATGCGCAGAGCCCAGCCCCGCCGCCGCCACCCCCGGCCCTGGACAGGGAGTCGCCCGCGTCCGAGCGCCCCCCGGAGTCCGACCCTGCGCCGGCGCCTGGCCTGCCGTACCCGCTGCTCGAGCCGTTCAcgacccctgcccctgcccccaccggGCCCTTTCTGCCCTACCTGAACCCCGCGCCTTTTGGCCTAAGTCCCCCACGCCTGCGCCCCTTTCTGGCCGCCGCTCCGGGGCCTCCTGCCTCCAGCGCCGCCGTCTGGAAAAAGAGCCAAG GTGCAGGCGGCAGCCCGCGAAGACCCCAGGGCGGCTCCGACGCGCCCTCAG GGCACGCGGCTCCCAGCCGCATCGTGTGGGAGCACACGCGCGGCCGCTACTCATGCATGCAGTGCGCCTTCTCCACGGCCTCGCGGCCCGCCATGACCCTACACTTGGAGGACCACCGCCCCGGCGGCCCCGCGGCCCCGGCGCCCGGGCAGCCGCGCCCCGACGCGCCGGCGG ACCCGGCCCCGCTGGCACCCAAGGCATCGCCGCTGCTGTCTGAGGGGGAGTGTCCTGTTTTCTCGCCGCTCTGA